From the genome of Haloterrigena sp. KLK7, one region includes:
- a CDS encoding ABC transporter ATP-binding protein yields the protein MIDLADVTVRFDDVTAIEDVDLRIDDGEFVTVVGPSGCGKTTLLRTIGGLQKPTTGRVRLDGRPPAAAQASADLGFVFQRHTLFRWKTALENVTFLRRLAGEEPDEADARALLETMGLEGFEDARPAALSGGMRQRVAIARALHLGADVLLMDEPFGELDEITRDELGVEIRDVWRRERKTVVFVTHSVPEAVFLADRCLVVCGRPGRIEAAYEIDLPEPRDADVFGSRAFQEQVATVRRTLHEAHDRDRERDRERERDRGQGR from the coding sequence GTGATCGATCTCGCGGACGTCACGGTTCGGTTCGACGACGTCACCGCGATCGAAGACGTCGACCTCCGGATCGACGACGGCGAGTTCGTCACGGTCGTCGGCCCGTCGGGCTGCGGGAAGACGACGCTGCTGCGGACGATCGGCGGCCTCCAGAAGCCGACGACCGGCCGCGTGCGCCTCGACGGGAGGCCGCCCGCGGCCGCACAGGCCAGTGCCGATCTCGGCTTCGTCTTCCAGCGCCACACCCTCTTTCGATGGAAGACCGCCCTCGAGAACGTCACCTTTCTCCGGCGACTGGCCGGCGAGGAGCCCGACGAGGCCGACGCGCGGGCGCTGCTGGAGACGATGGGCCTCGAGGGGTTCGAGGACGCCCGGCCCGCGGCGCTCTCCGGCGGGATGCGCCAGCGGGTCGCGATCGCTCGCGCGCTCCACCTCGGCGCGGACGTGCTCCTGATGGACGAGCCGTTCGGCGAACTCGACGAGATCACGCGCGACGAACTCGGGGTCGAGATCCGGGACGTCTGGCGCCGCGAGCGGAAGACGGTCGTCTTCGTCACCCACAGCGTTCCCGAAGCGGTATTTCTCGCCGATCGCTGTCTCGTCGTCTGCGGGCGACCGGGCCGGATCGAGGCCGCCTACGAGATCGACCTGCCCGAACCGCGGGACGCGGACGTCTTCGGCTCACGGGCGTTCCAGGAACAGGTCGCGACCGTCCGACGGACGCTCCACGAGGCCCACGACCGAGACCGGGAGCGGGATCGAGAACGAGAGCGAGATCGGGGGCAAGGTCGATGA
- a CDS encoding ABC transporter permease → MTTRIRTLAGDVFLPTAALAVAALCWWAVTIVGDVPSFVLPSPGAVVARLTGNPTLYAHNAWYTLEKVVYGGSVGIAAGFLLAVLVASLPWFRTAVYPYLVTVRVLPKIAVAPLLLIYLGTGTETAVIFVALITFFPLVLNTAAGLERAPSAHRDLLRSVDAGPLERIVYVDLPYALPDVFAGLKQSVTLAVVGAVVAEWVIADRGLGFLILMGSENVRPDVMLAALAVLLALGLALYGTVVLVQRGVKRWLGLEASG, encoded by the coding sequence ATGACGACGCGAATCCGGACGCTCGCGGGCGACGTTTTCCTCCCGACCGCCGCGCTGGCCGTCGCCGCGCTGTGCTGGTGGGCGGTGACGATCGTCGGCGACGTGCCGTCGTTCGTCCTGCCCTCGCCGGGCGCCGTCGTCGCTCGACTGACGGGGAATCCGACGCTGTACGCGCACAACGCCTGGTATACCCTCGAGAAGGTGGTCTACGGCGGCAGCGTCGGGATCGCCGCCGGGTTCCTACTGGCAGTGCTCGTCGCCTCCCTCCCCTGGTTCCGGACGGCGGTCTACCCCTATCTGGTGACCGTCAGAGTCCTGCCGAAGATCGCCGTCGCGCCGCTGCTGTTGATCTACCTCGGGACGGGAACGGAGACGGCCGTCATCTTCGTCGCGCTCATCACGTTCTTCCCGCTCGTGCTGAACACCGCCGCCGGCCTCGAGCGCGCCCCGTCGGCCCACCGCGACCTGCTGCGGTCGGTCGACGCCGGCCCGCTCGAGCGGATCGTCTACGTCGACCTCCCGTACGCGCTGCCGGACGTCTTCGCGGGGCTCAAGCAGTCGGTTACCCTCGCGGTGGTGGGCGCGGTCGTCGCGGAGTGGGTGATCGCGGATCGCGGACTGGGGTTTCTGATCCTGATGGGCTCGGAGAACGTCCGCCCGGACGTCATGCTCGCGGCGCTCGCGGTGTTGCTGGCGCTGGGGCTGGCGCTGTACGGGACGGTTGTGCTCGTTCAGCGTGGTGTGAAGCGGTGGCTGGGGCTCGAGGCGTCGGGTTGA
- a CDS encoding ABC transporter permease: MSDGRSESMPDGDGPRTGAEAMSDGRTDSRRHRSVRTPSIGRSRSVRDRVAPVGKRVGPPALVLVVLLAAWQAAVVVTGLPTLLLPSPTDVATALLETYPTLLGDAVVTGVTAAAGLFAGGLVGFALAFAMTYSRTATRTLVPYVVALRIAPLIAVAPLLFLWFGRGIPARALLVATLTVFPMTIAALDGLRETPAAYLDLADSVGASRLETFLFVRVPAAAPSVVAGFKIAATLSVIGAVVAEFVTLRAGLGYRVFDTATYLETAETYAALVVLSALGIGFYLVPVALERLLWSASERES; the protein is encoded by the coding sequence ATGAGCGACGGACGGAGCGAGTCGATGCCCGACGGTGACGGACCGAGAACGGGAGCGGAAGCGATGTCCGACGGGCGAACCGACTCCCGCCGCCATCGCTCGGTCCGGACGCCGTCGATCGGGCGATCGCGATCCGTCCGCGATCGAGTCGCGCCCGTCGGGAAACGCGTCGGACCGCCGGCGCTCGTCCTCGTCGTTCTGCTCGCCGCGTGGCAGGCGGCCGTCGTCGTCACCGGGCTCCCGACGCTGCTGCTCCCGTCGCCGACCGACGTCGCGACCGCGCTGCTCGAGACGTATCCGACCCTGCTCGGCGATGCGGTCGTGACGGGCGTCACCGCCGCAGCGGGGCTGTTCGCCGGCGGCCTCGTCGGCTTCGCGCTCGCGTTCGCGATGACCTACTCGCGGACGGCGACGCGGACGCTAGTGCCCTACGTCGTCGCCTTACGGATCGCGCCGCTGATCGCCGTCGCGCCGCTGCTGTTCCTCTGGTTCGGCCGCGGAATCCCGGCGCGGGCGCTGCTCGTCGCGACGCTGACCGTCTTCCCGATGACGATCGCCGCGCTCGACGGACTGCGGGAGACGCCGGCGGCGTACCTCGACCTCGCCGACTCCGTGGGCGCGTCGCGGCTCGAGACCTTCCTGTTCGTCCGCGTGCCGGCCGCCGCGCCGAGCGTCGTCGCCGGGTTCAAGATCGCGGCCACGCTGTCGGTCATCGGCGCGGTCGTCGCCGAGTTCGTCACGCTCCGGGCCGGACTGGGCTACCGGGTGTTCGACACGGCGACGTACCTCGAGACGGCCGAGACCTACGCCGCGCTGGTCGTCCTCTCGGCGCTGGGTATCGGGTTCTATCTGGTGCCGGTGGCGCTCGAGCGGTTGCTGTGGTCGGCTTCCGAACGAGAGTCGTGA
- a CDS encoding ABC transporter substrate-binding protein → MTNARCDRRRFLAAAGAATATVAGCIGGPGDEGSTGADGEPAVTDVSLLLNWRISGLHAPYVAARENGFYADEGFESVDIESGDGSDFAANQAGLGNVEFAITSADQLLNVNSRGLSPRCVAVVMQRNPNVVFATREGFGELTDPGQLEGTTVGSGPGMVRQMTEAYLEHHGVLESVDYVDAGFDTVQQLLGGDLDAAGGVFGDVVDAEQQGATVDVLSIDETIRSYGHLVATDADFAESNEATVRSFLRATARGAAWASTNPADAIDLLVDVQPELEEVRENQADKWGRMHAEYMFSETVRERGWGYSESGPWETTYETLAAADVFEDDVDPEAVWTNDYLDDDSEHIADYAARVES, encoded by the coding sequence ATGACAAACGCACGATGTGATCGGCGTCGGTTCCTCGCCGCTGCGGGGGCCGCGACCGCGACCGTCGCGGGGTGTATCGGCGGTCCCGGTGACGAGGGCTCGACCGGCGCCGACGGCGAGCCCGCCGTCACCGACGTCTCGCTGCTGCTCAACTGGCGGATCAGCGGGCTGCACGCGCCCTACGTCGCGGCCCGTGAGAACGGGTTTTACGCGGACGAGGGGTTCGAGAGCGTCGATATCGAGAGCGGGGACGGCTCGGACTTCGCCGCAAACCAGGCCGGACTGGGAAACGTCGAGTTCGCGATCACGAGCGCCGATCAACTGCTGAACGTCAACAGCCGCGGCCTCTCGCCGCGCTGCGTCGCGGTCGTCATGCAGCGCAACCCGAACGTGGTCTTCGCGACCCGCGAGGGGTTCGGCGAGTTGACTGATCCCGGGCAGCTCGAGGGAACGACCGTCGGCAGCGGTCCCGGCATGGTCCGCCAGATGACCGAGGCGTACCTCGAGCACCACGGCGTCCTCGAGAGCGTCGACTACGTCGACGCCGGCTTCGACACCGTCCAGCAGTTGCTCGGAGGCGACCTCGACGCCGCCGGCGGCGTGTTCGGCGACGTCGTCGACGCCGAACAGCAGGGCGCGACGGTCGACGTGCTCTCGATCGACGAGACGATCCGCTCGTACGGCCACCTCGTCGCGACCGACGCGGACTTCGCCGAATCCAACGAGGCGACCGTCCGGTCGTTTCTCCGCGCGACCGCGCGGGGCGCAGCCTGGGCGAGCACCAACCCTGCTGACGCGATCGACCTCCTCGTCGACGTTCAGCCCGAACTCGAGGAAGTCCGCGAGAACCAGGCCGACAAGTGGGGCCGGATGCACGCCGAGTACATGTTCTCGGAGACCGTCCGCGAGCGCGGCTGGGGGTACAGCGAGTCGGGTCCGTGGGAAACCACCTACGAGACGCTCGCGGCGGCCGACGTCTTCGAGGACGACGTCGATCCAGAGGCGGTGTGGACGAACGACTACCTCGACGATGACTCCGAACACATCGCCGACTACGCTGCACGAGTCGAATCGTAA
- a CDS encoding class I SAM-dependent methyltransferase, translated as MAPRYDFGVYHWRRRFRSIAAALLAAVLGVAVRRRTDDPRVRLAAGGAAIGAVVHAVRVLRRLLSPPPWALERAKYDALANRLPLADADRVLDVGCGTGRSLVGLAPHVPPDADAIGLDVFDDRVVLGNGPALARRNADRAGLAATPIVGDAAALPLADDSIPVVTACRVLHDLEAAAADRTLRETRRVCRPDGALGVLELPLTPDGVARDPESYWADRVTAAGFRIESFDRLERDGREPYIAIVATPRTETDG; from the coding sequence ATGGCTCCCCGGTACGACTTCGGCGTCTATCACTGGCGACGGCGGTTCCGCTCGATAGCCGCCGCGCTCCTCGCGGCCGTGCTCGGCGTCGCCGTTCGACGGCGGACGGACGACCCGCGCGTTCGACTCGCCGCGGGCGGGGCGGCGATCGGTGCGGTCGTCCACGCCGTCCGCGTGCTGCGCCGCCTCCTGTCGCCGCCGCCGTGGGCGCTCGAGCGGGCGAAGTACGACGCGCTGGCGAACCGACTCCCGCTGGCCGACGCGGATCGCGTTCTGGACGTCGGCTGCGGCACGGGACGGTCGCTCGTCGGCCTCGCCCCGCACGTGCCGCCCGACGCGGACGCCATCGGTCTCGATGTCTTCGACGACCGCGTCGTTCTCGGGAACGGGCCGGCGCTCGCGCGACGGAACGCCGACCGGGCCGGTCTCGCGGCGACCCCGATCGTCGGCGACGCGGCGGCGCTCCCGCTGGCCGACGATTCGATCCCCGTCGTCACCGCCTGTCGCGTCCTCCACGACCTCGAGGCGGCGGCCGCGGATCGAACGCTTCGCGAGACGCGACGCGTCTGTCGGCCCGACGGCGCGCTCGGCGTCCTCGAGTTGCCGTTGACGCCCGACGGTGTCGCGCGCGATCCCGAATCCTACTGGGCGGATCGCGTCACCGCGGCGGGATTCCGGATCGAGTCGTTCGACCGCCTCGAGCGCGACGGTCGGGAGCCGTACATCGCGATCGTCGCGACCCCGCGGACCGAGACCGACGGCTGA
- a CDS encoding aldehyde ferredoxin oxidoreductase family protein codes for MTDIGGFQDHVARIDLSDGEVAYESIDDEDAEKYIGARGLGVKYVFEQGPDVDPLGPDNLLAFMNGPLSGTQTTMSGRIAVCTKSPLTGTVTDSHHGGWSGARLKWAGFDGLLFEGEADEPVYAVVEDGEVELRDASHLWGEGFHDTRDAIEEEVEGAYGKNLSIMGIGPGGENGVKYACIMNEDDRASGRGGTGCVMGSKNLKAVVVKSSTKMPQPADKETFMEGHQQAMQAIQESEVTAPNEGGLSMYGTNVLMNIGEEMDGLPTKNGRYTSTESMREAEGVDIDAERVSGENVRENILVDEPTCHSCPVACKKEVEVTAMHKGEEMNVRTESYEYESAYALGPNSGHTDRDAIALMIDRCNDMGVDTIDTGNMLAMAMEMSEEGKLEGVGELDWGDYETMIDMIERIARREDDLADLLAEGPRRVADRRDAHENSLAVKGQTIAAYDPRCMKGMGIGYATSNRGACHLRGYTPAAEILGIPEKVDPYEYEGKGELTAQFQDLHAISDSFDICKFNAFAEGIEEYVTQYNGMTGRDVTEDELLEAGERIYNLERYYNNLNGFDGSDDSLPERFLEDGIPGQGASEGEYCELEEMKEEYYEHRGWVDGVVPDEKLDELGIDVGPGTGVSAGDSPAPADD; via the coding sequence ATGACTGATATCGGTGGATTCCAAGATCACGTCGCCCGCATCGATCTCTCGGATGGGGAGGTCGCGTACGAGTCGATCGACGACGAGGACGCGGAGAAGTATATCGGAGCGCGCGGCCTCGGGGTGAAGTACGTCTTCGAACAGGGTCCCGACGTCGACCCGCTCGGGCCGGACAACCTCCTGGCCTTCATGAACGGACCGCTGTCGGGGACGCAGACGACGATGAGCGGCCGGATCGCCGTCTGTACGAAGTCGCCGCTGACCGGCACCGTCACGGACAGCCACCACGGCGGCTGGTCGGGCGCTCGACTGAAGTGGGCCGGCTTCGACGGCCTGCTGTTCGAAGGGGAGGCCGACGAGCCGGTCTACGCCGTCGTCGAGGACGGCGAGGTCGAACTCCGGGACGCCTCCCACCTCTGGGGCGAGGGCTTCCACGACACCCGCGACGCGATCGAGGAGGAGGTCGAGGGGGCCTACGGCAAGAACCTCTCGATCATGGGGATCGGCCCCGGCGGCGAGAACGGCGTCAAGTACGCCTGCATCATGAACGAGGACGACCGGGCCTCCGGCCGCGGCGGCACCGGCTGCGTCATGGGGTCGAAGAACCTCAAGGCGGTGGTCGTCAAGTCCTCGACGAAGATGCCACAACCCGCGGACAAGGAGACGTTCATGGAGGGCCACCAGCAGGCCATGCAGGCCATCCAGGAGTCGGAAGTCACCGCCCCCAACGAGGGCGGCCTCTCGATGTACGGCACCAACGTCCTCATGAATATCGGCGAGGAGATGGACGGCCTCCCGACGAAGAACGGTCGGTACACCTCGACGGAGAGCATGCGCGAGGCCGAGGGCGTCGACATCGACGCCGAGCGCGTCTCCGGCGAGAACGTCCGGGAGAACATCCTCGTCGACGAGCCGACCTGTCACTCCTGTCCGGTCGCCTGCAAGAAGGAGGTCGAGGTGACGGCGATGCACAAGGGCGAGGAGATGAACGTCCGCACCGAGTCCTACGAGTACGAGTCGGCCTACGCGCTCGGCCCGAACTCCGGCCACACCGACCGCGACGCCATCGCGCTCATGATCGACCGCTGTAACGACATGGGCGTCGACACCATCGACACTGGCAACATGCTCGCGATGGCCATGGAGATGTCCGAGGAGGGCAAACTCGAGGGCGTCGGCGAACTGGACTGGGGCGACTACGAGACGATGATCGACATGATCGAGCGGATCGCCCGCCGCGAGGACGACCTCGCGGACCTGCTGGCCGAGGGCCCCCGCCGCGTCGCCGACCGGCGGGACGCCCACGAGAACTCGCTGGCGGTCAAGGGCCAGACCATCGCCGCCTACGATCCCCGCTGCATGAAGGGGATGGGCATCGGCTACGCCACCTCGAACCGCGGCGCCTGTCACCTGCGGGGCTACACGCCCGCGGCGGAGATCCTCGGCATCCCGGAGAAGGTCGACCCCTACGAGTACGAGGGCAAGGGCGAACTCACCGCCCAGTTCCAGGACCTCCACGCCATCAGCGACTCGTTCGACATCTGCAAGTTCAACGCCTTCGCGGAGGGCATCGAGGAGTACGTCACCCAGTACAACGGAATGACCGGCCGGGACGTCACCGAGGACGAGCTCCTCGAGGCCGGCGAGCGCATCTACAACCTCGAACGGTACTACAACAACCTCAACGGGTTCGACGGGAGCGACGACTCGCTGCCCGAGCGCTTCCTCGAGGACGGCATCCCCGGTCAGGGCGCCAGCGAGGGCGAGTACTGCGAACTCGAGGAGATGAAGGAGGAGTACTACGAGCACCGCGGCTGGGTCGACGGCGTCGTCCCCGACGAGAAGCTCGACGAACTGGGCATCGACGTGGGGCCCGGAACGGGCGTCTCCGCGGGCGACTCGCCGGCACCGGCCGACGACTGA
- a CDS encoding DUF1328 family protein, with protein sequence MLQLATSIPLQTGGGLLYWAVIFFVLAIVAAAVGARGVAGISMEVARIFVLIFIILAIVSLLL encoded by the coding sequence ATGCTCCAACTCGCAACGTCGATACCGCTTCAGACGGGCGGCGGGCTCCTGTACTGGGCAGTGATCTTCTTCGTCCTGGCGATCGTCGCGGCCGCGGTCGGCGCTCGCGGGGTCGCGGGCATCTCGATGGAGGTCGCACGGATCTTCGTGCTGATCTTCATCATCCTCGCGATCGTCTCCCTGCTGCTGTAG
- a CDS encoding bacterio-opsin activator domain-containing protein, with amino-acid sequence MENADAAENEGRIGPAASALEAVVDPVVAVADGTITYANGAARSALDLTASTEGEPGADEWDAASELESWPRLEAAIDETTVGTARRVPLEDEPYDARIHRDAAVATVTFDRDADDAAAAETGAETAIGESDRTVKDRAINEAPVGITISDPDREDNPLVYVNDAYQEITGYGYDEVVGRNCRFLQGEDSDEEAIAEMAAAIDEDRPVTVELKNYRKDGTEFWNEVTIAPVRDADGTVTNYVGFQNDVTARKEAEIALERRTEELDDLLERVEGLIQDVTDVVAGSTDRSELETAVCERIAAEAGYDGAWIGERNPATGIVDVRASAGACDDADGTPIDTDHPAAAALAENAAATDALEGGTRAAFPLSYNGIEYGVLTVRIDRDREVDERERVILSALARAVASGVNARETSRVLETDAVVAVEVALTDRSVAPVALSAAADCRLEYRRSVHRTDDETTSMFTVTGSDATAAALADAADAVDLDCRVVVEREGECLVELAGGDDLVGWLSERGVRLEAIESDDGQARVTLEIPRSANVRSIVEALEDRYAGTDVISFRQREREGETRQEFAARLERELTDRQFAALQRAYLSGYFEWPRPTTGEELAQSMGVSRPTFHEHLRTAEAKLCRAFFGDTESSG; translated from the coding sequence ATGGAGAACGCCGATGCGGCGGAGAACGAGGGTCGGATCGGGCCCGCGGCCAGCGCGCTCGAGGCCGTCGTCGACCCCGTCGTCGCCGTCGCCGACGGGACGATCACGTACGCGAACGGTGCAGCGCGGTCGGCCCTCGACCTGACGGCGTCGACCGAGGGCGAGCCCGGGGCCGACGAGTGGGACGCGGCGAGCGAACTCGAGTCGTGGCCGCGACTCGAGGCCGCCATCGACGAGACGACCGTTGGAACGGCCCGCCGGGTCCCCCTCGAGGACGAGCCGTACGACGCGCGGATCCACCGGGACGCGGCGGTGGCGACGGTCACGTTCGACCGCGACGCGGACGACGCTGCGGCGGCCGAGACCGGGGCGGAGACGGCGATCGGCGAGAGCGACCGCACGGTCAAGGACCGGGCGATCAACGAGGCGCCGGTCGGGATCACCATCTCGGATCCGGACCGCGAGGACAACCCGCTGGTCTACGTCAACGACGCCTATCAGGAGATCACGGGCTACGGCTACGACGAGGTCGTCGGCCGGAACTGCCGGTTCCTGCAGGGCGAGGACTCCGACGAGGAGGCGATCGCCGAGATGGCCGCGGCCATCGACGAGGACCGTCCGGTCACCGTCGAACTGAAGAACTACCGCAAGGACGGCACCGAGTTCTGGAACGAGGTCACGATCGCGCCCGTCCGCGACGCGGACGGAACGGTCACCAACTACGTCGGCTTCCAGAACGACGTCACGGCGCGCAAGGAGGCCGAAATCGCCCTCGAGCGGCGCACCGAGGAACTCGACGACCTCCTCGAGCGCGTGGAGGGACTGATTCAGGACGTCACGGACGTCGTCGCGGGCTCGACCGACCGATCGGAGCTCGAGACCGCGGTCTGCGAGCGGATCGCCGCGGAGGCGGGCTACGACGGGGCGTGGATCGGCGAGCGCAACCCCGCGACGGGGATCGTCGACGTCCGGGCGAGCGCCGGCGCGTGCGACGACGCGGACGGGACGCCGATCGACACCGACCACCCGGCCGCCGCCGCGCTCGCGGAGAACGCCGCCGCGACCGACGCGCTCGAGGGCGGAACTCGCGCCGCGTTCCCGCTCTCGTACAACGGTATCGAGTACGGCGTGCTCACCGTTCGCATCGATCGCGACCGCGAGGTCGACGAGCGCGAGCGGGTGATCCTCTCGGCGCTGGCCCGCGCGGTCGCCAGCGGCGTCAACGCCCGCGAGACCAGCCGCGTGCTCGAGACCGACGCCGTCGTCGCCGTCGAGGTCGCGCTGACCGATCGATCGGTCGCGCCCGTCGCCCTCTCGGCCGCGGCCGACTGCCGACTCGAGTACCGCCGCTCGGTCCACCGCACCGACGACGAGACGACGTCGATGTTCACCGTCACGGGGTCCGACGCCACCGCGGCCGCCCTCGCGGACGCGGCCGACGCCGTCGATCTGGACTGCCGGGTCGTCGTCGAGCGCGAGGGGGAGTGTCTGGTCGAACTCGCCGGCGGCGACGACCTCGTCGGCTGGCTCTCCGAGCGGGGCGTCCGGCTCGAGGCCATCGAGAGCGACGATGGTCAGGCCCGCGTGACCCTCGAGATCCCGCGCTCGGCCAACGTCCGATCGATCGTCGAGGCCCTCGAGGACCGGTACGCCGGCACGGACGTCATCTCCTTCCGGCAGCGCGAGCGCGAGGGCGAGACGCGCCAGGAGTTCGCGGCGCGACTCGAGCGCGAACTCACCGACCGCCAGTTCGCCGCGTTACAGCGGGCGTATCTGAGCGGCTACTTCGAGTGGCCCCGGCCGACGACCGGCGAGGAACTCGCCCAGTCGATGGGCGTCTCGCGGCCGACGTTCCACGAACACCTTCGAACGGCCGAAGCGAAGCTGTGTCGGGCGTTCTTCGGAGACACTGAGTCTTCGGGCTGA
- a CDS encoding HVO_0649 family zinc finger protein, with protein sequence MSTYRSPFERLKAKFDESDPKCPACGYVDTEGGWRVRTSGSRVTYQFVCPTCDAIETREMRLG encoded by the coding sequence ATGTCAACCTATCGGTCACCCTTCGAGCGACTCAAGGCGAAATTCGACGAGTCGGATCCGAAATGCCCGGCGTGTGGCTACGTCGACACCGAAGGCGGCTGGCGCGTTCGGACGAGCGGGAGCCGCGTCACCTACCAGTTCGTCTGTCCGACCTGTGACGCCATCGAAACCCGGGAGATGCGACTCGGATAG
- a CDS encoding helix-turn-helix domain-containing protein, protein MTRNFIAEMIISHPDLPLTPTIRTVDGVEIAVESEPLTYPDRSGSILFYSVTNCDFRAFDSALETDHTVDEWEVTMEFRDHRVYQIYHTRETKFTSPEIADLGLQVLSSRTVDRDWELRLHAPDRERLGDYWEFCREEDIRFDLEKIYSTESQASAVSVGHAEVALTERQREVARTAARMGYYEPEGASAAEVADELGISQSTLSTHLRRIMAKVFRHLFDD, encoded by the coding sequence ATGACACGGAATTTCATCGCCGAGATGATCATCTCCCACCCCGATCTCCCACTGACGCCGACGATTCGAACCGTTGACGGCGTGGAAATAGCAGTGGAATCTGAGCCGTTGACCTATCCGGATCGATCCGGATCGATCCTCTTCTATTCGGTAACGAACTGTGACTTTCGAGCGTTCGACTCCGCGCTCGAGACCGATCACACGGTAGACGAATGGGAAGTGACGATGGAGTTTCGAGACCACCGCGTCTACCAGATCTATCACACCCGCGAGACGAAGTTCACGAGCCCCGAAATCGCCGATCTCGGGTTACAGGTGCTTTCCAGTCGGACCGTCGACCGGGACTGGGAACTGCGATTACACGCGCCCGATCGAGAACGGCTCGGCGACTACTGGGAGTTCTGTCGCGAGGAGGACATTCGATTCGATCTCGAGAAGATCTACAGCACCGAATCGCAAGCGAGCGCGGTCTCCGTCGGTCACGCCGAGGTCGCTCTCACCGAACGCCAGCGAGAGGTCGCCCGGACCGCGGCTCGAATGGGCTATTACGAACCCGAGGGCGCGAGTGCGGCCGAAGTCGCCGACGAACTCGGTATCTCACAGTCGACGCTATCGACGCATCTGCGGCGAATCATGGCCAAAGTGTTCCGCCACCTGTTCGACGACTGA
- a CDS encoding HalOD1 output domain-containing protein, whose protein sequence is MSEPIFSAEPSSETPSLEIIERVASLEETDPVALPPLYDTIDPDALNSLVQSSTADGARTESTVRFTYCGYDVRVGADGSIVVSE, encoded by the coding sequence ATGAGTGAACCAATCTTCTCTGCAGAGCCATCGAGCGAGACACCGAGTCTGGAGATCATCGAACGGGTCGCCTCGCTCGAGGAAACCGATCCGGTGGCGTTACCCCCGCTCTACGACACCATCGATCCCGACGCGTTGAATTCGCTCGTTCAGTCGTCGACTGCCGACGGCGCACGGACCGAATCGACGGTCCGCTTCACGTACTGCGGATACGACGTTCGCGTCGGCGCAGACGGCAGTATCGTCGTCTCCGAATAA
- a CDS encoding archaeosine biosynthesis radical SAM protein RaSEA: MSKPSPDVYEQGKGMDAHNQVMREIRSRKEASYDPHEPTRVWLDEDNTPGGVKRSLTIILNTGGCRWARAGGCTMCGYVAESVDGGSVSHEALMDQIDVCLEHESENADDTADLIKIYTSGSFLDEREVGAESRRAIAETFADRDRIVLESLPDFIDREKIGDFTQHGLDTDVAIGLETATDRVRHDCVNKYFDFADFEDACAEAAAADAEAAGDADAGIKAYLLMKPPFLTESEAVEDMISSIERCADVEGCHTVSMNPCNVQRYTMVDELYFNDGYRPPWLWSVVHVLEETADVDAIVVSDPVGHGSDRGPHNCTECDDLVQKAIKDFDLRQDPSVFEQVSCECELTWETVMERERSFNQPLTR; this comes from the coding sequence ATGAGTAAACCGAGCCCCGACGTCTACGAGCAGGGCAAGGGCATGGACGCCCACAATCAGGTCATGCGCGAGATCCGCTCGCGCAAGGAGGCCAGCTACGATCCCCACGAGCCGACCCGCGTCTGGCTCGACGAGGACAACACCCCCGGCGGCGTCAAGCGGAGCCTGACGATCATCCTGAACACGGGGGGCTGCCGGTGGGCCCGCGCCGGCGGCTGTACGATGTGTGGCTACGTCGCCGAGAGCGTCGACGGCGGCAGCGTGAGCCACGAGGCCCTGATGGACCAGATCGACGTCTGCCTCGAGCACGAGTCGGAAAACGCCGACGACACCGCGGACCTCATCAAGATCTACACCTCCGGCTCCTTCCTCGACGAGCGCGAGGTCGGCGCCGAGAGCCGGCGGGCCATCGCCGAGACGTTCGCCGACCGCGACCGGATCGTCCTCGAGTCGCTGCCCGACTTCATCGACCGCGAGAAGATCGGCGACTTCACCCAGCACGGGCTCGATACGGACGTCGCGATCGGCCTCGAGACGGCCACGGACCGCGTCCGTCACGACTGCGTGAACAAGTACTTCGACTTCGCGGACTTCGAGGACGCCTGCGCGGAGGCCGCCGCGGCCGACGCGGAGGCGGCCGGCGACGCCGACGCGGGGATCAAGGCCTACCTCCTGATGAAGCCGCCGTTCCTCACCGAGTCCGAAGCCGTCGAGGACATGATCTCGTCGATCGAGCGCTGCGCCGACGTGGAGGGGTGTCACACCGTCTCGATGAACCCCTGTAACGTCCAGCGCTACACCATGGTCGACGAACTCTACTTCAACGACGGCTACCGCCCGCCGTGGCTCTGGTCGGTCGTCCACGTCTTAGAAGAGACCGCCGACGTCGACGCGATCGTCGTCTCGGACCCGGTCGGTCACGGCTCCGACCGCGGCCCGCACAACTGCACGGAGTGCGACGACCTCGTCCAGAAGGCGATCAAGGACTTCGACCTCCGGCAGGATCCCTCGGTCTTCGAGCAGGTCTCCTGTGAGTGCGAACTGACCTGGGAGACCGTGATGGAGCGCGAGCGGAGTTTCAACCAGCCGCTGACGCGATAG